The Mercenaria mercenaria strain notata chromosome 8, MADL_Memer_1, whole genome shotgun sequence genome has a segment encoding these proteins:
- the LOC128558886 gene encoding putative deoxyribonuclease TATDN2 encodes MRSNEVDAIDCHFHLDRTGSRVLKKSHKLSPDDLLTQILEFRQVVSPLVPVRLLGMVANFCDPDSYPTLFPSDSRLKISIGLHPRKVREFSQKLLSDLVGILNNPATVGLGEIGLDWTEPRITRSTQIQVFKDLLRVSDTNRVLILHLRGETPADFSVFHTGLEIVSSICRKSQPIHLHCFSGDLSVVASWATSFPNCYYGFNASVAHFGPQQVAALRAISLDRILLETDAPYSPPVKGISKSVQIINTPAFVGDVAKLVSGVRGVSLDRLLQASVKNAKDLYKF; translated from the coding sequence ATGCGATCCAATGAAGTGGATGCTATAGATTGTCATTTTCATTTAGACCGTACGGGGAGCAGAGTACTCAAGAAATCACACAAGCTATCACCTGATGATCTCCTTACTCAGATCTTGGAGTTTCGGCAGGTGGTGAGTCCTCTGGTTCCTGTGAGGTTACTGGGAATGGTCGCCAATTTTTGTGATCCAGATAGCTACCCAACCCTCTTTCCCTCGGATTCTAGACTCAAGATATCCATTGGTCTCCATCCGAGGAAAGTACGAGAATTCTCCCAGAAACTACTTAGCGATCTGGTTGGAATTCTAAATAATCCAGCAACAGTTGGACTTGGGGAAATAGGTTTGGACTGGACAGAGCCTAGGATCACACGGTCTACACAAATACAGGTGTTTAAGGATTTGCTTCGGGTTTCTGACACAAACAGGGTGCTTATTCTCCACCTAAGGGGAGAAACCCCTGCTGACTTTTCCGTGTTCCACACCGGACTGGAAATCGTTAGTTCCATTTGTCGGAAATCCCAGCCTATCCACCTCCATTGTTTCAGTGGAGATTTATCCGTAGTCGCATCTTGGGCGACGTCTTTTCCAAATTGTTATTATGGATTCAATGCCAGTGTAGCCCATTTCGGACCTCAGCAGGTAGCGGCGCTCCGGGCGATTTCGTTAGACCGAATTCTCTTGGAAACCGATGCCCCTTATTCGCCTCCTGTAAAGGGGATCTCCAAGAGTGTGCAAATAATCAACACTCCTGCATTCGTAGGAGATGTTGCAAAGTTGGTTTCCGGAGTCCGTGGGGTCTCCTTGGATCGCTTGCTACAGGCTTCGGTAAAGAATGCCAAGGATTTATACAAATTCTAA